A single region of the Fusarium fujikuroi IMI 58289 draft genome, chromosome FFUJ_chr05 genome encodes:
- a CDS encoding related to ribosomal protein YmL20 precursor, mitochondrial, whose protein sequence is MEFRSLVRPAARLFSPRAALPTIPCRGHKTTSRTKRSLKIAPHESFLPDRKAAFPASDSIIYNPPSSEASPLHTPFIFLPHSDPRRAALTRMRHTPGSPLEPIAPGKLAPKMDYPRRNPVYNLKAEDIREMKRLRADDPVTWSVNKLAEKFGCSPVFVKMAAPAPKSHLEGLKRKQERRESRWGAIRTAAREDRKRRTDMLYRGEL, encoded by the coding sequence ATGGAGTTTCGAAGCCTCGTCCGACCAGCCGCCAGGCTATTCAGCCCTCGTGCTGCCCTTCCTACCATTCCTTGCCGTGGCCACAAGACAACAAGCCGAACAAAACGGTCTTTAAAGATTGCCCCTCATGAGTCCTTTCTCCCAGACCGAAAGGCAGCATTCCCGGCCTCCGACTCTATCATCTACAACCCGCCTTCTTCCGAggcctctcctcttcacacacctttcatcttcctcccaCATAGCGACCCCCGCCGTGCCGCTCTCACACGAATGCGGCATACCCCAGGATCTCCTCTAGAACCTATCGCACCCGGCAAACTTGCCCCAAAGATGGACTATCCTCGCCGCAATCCTGTATACAacctcaaggctgaggatatCAGGGAGATGAAGCGACTAAGGGCAGACGATCCCGTTACATGGAGTGTGAATAAACTGGCTGAAAAGTTTGGCTGCTCGCCTGTTTTCGTCAAGATGGCTGCTCCTGCACCCAAGTCGCACCTTGAGGGTCTTAAGCGCAAGCAGGAGAGGAGGGAATCACGATGGGGTGCTATTCGAACCGCCGCAAGAGAGGACCGCAAGAGGAGGACAGATATGCTGTACCGTGGCGAGTTGTAA